In a genomic window of Tissierella sp. Yu-01:
- a CDS encoding ABC transporter substrate-binding protein: MKKKLSAVLSMVLSLGLLAGCAGGATSTSGGGTSDTIKVGVNYELTGEVATYGVNLNDGVQMALEEINANGGVLGKQLEIVTVDNKSSDTEAANVSTRLATRDKVVALLGPATSGNTKAASPAAMQNKIPLISGSATADDVTVDANGKVRDYIFKTCFSDSFQGVMMAEFALGDLGFTNAAILADSSSDYAQGLAKAFRDTFAANGGTLLSEEAYQAGDKDFKAVLTNLKATNPEVLFVPGYYEEVGLIVRQARELGLNVPILGGDGYESPKLTEIAGAENLNDVYYSSHYSPNDTAENVVAFNEAFNAKYSKSPDAFNALGYDMGYLLKDALERAGEADTEKLKVALEETDGFEGVTGVLSIDDNHNPVKSVTIIEMIEGVPTFLKKLDPK, encoded by the coding sequence GTGAAAAAGAAATTGTCAGCAGTTTTATCAATGGTATTATCACTAGGTTTATTAGCTGGTTGTGCAGGTGGAGCAACATCCACAAGCGGTGGAGGTACATCAGATACAATAAAAGTAGGTGTTAACTATGAACTTACAGGAGAAGTTGCAACCTATGGTGTTAATTTGAACGATGGAGTTCAAATGGCATTAGAGGAAATAAACGCTAATGGTGGAGTATTAGGAAAACAATTAGAAATAGTAACAGTAGATAATAAGTCAAGTGATACAGAAGCAGCTAACGTATCTACAAGATTAGCTACAAGAGATAAGGTTGTAGCTTTATTAGGACCTGCTACTTCAGGTAATACAAAAGCAGCTAGTCCAGCAGCAATGCAAAATAAAATTCCTTTGATCTCTGGTTCTGCAACAGCAGATGACGTTACAGTAGATGCAAATGGAAAGGTAAGAGATTATATATTCAAAACTTGCTTTAGTGATTCCTTCCAAGGAGTTATGATGGCAGAATTCGCCCTAGGTGATTTAGGATTTACAAATGCGGCAATATTAGCTGACTCTTCAAGTGATTATGCACAAGGATTAGCAAAGGCATTTAGAGACACTTTTGCAGCAAATGGTGGCACTTTATTAAGTGAAGAAGCTTATCAAGCTGGAGATAAGGACTTTAAAGCAGTTCTAACAAACCTTAAAGCTACAAATCCTGAAGTATTATTTGTACCAGGATACTATGAAGAAGTTGGTTTAATCGTAAGACAAGCAAGAGAATTAGGCTTAAATGTACCAATCCTAGGTGGAGATGGATATGAGTCACCAAAGCTTACTGAAATAGCTGGTGCAGAAAACTTAAATGATGTTTATTATTCAAGCCACTATTCACCTAATGATACAGCAGAAAATGTAGTAGCATTTAACGAAGCTTTCAATGCTAAATATAGTAAATCACCAGATGCGTTTAATGCTTTAGGTTATGATATGGGATATTTATTAAAGGATGCATTGGAAAGAGCGGGAGAAGCTGATACTGAAAAACTAAAAGTAGCTCTAGAAGAAACTGATGGATTTGAAGGAGTTACAGGTGTGCTATCAATAGATGATAATCACAATCCAGTTA